The DNA region CCGTTTCCGTCGCCCCGCCGACCCTGCCCACCATCCACGACGCCCTTCCCGGCCCCGGTGACGGCAGCGGGCCCACCCTCGCCGCCGGCCTGGTCTCGTTCGACATCCCGCTGTCTCTCCCCGTCGCCCGCGAATCCACCCCCGCCCTGACCCTCGGCTACAGCGCCGGCGCCGGCAACGGCCCCTGCG from Microvirgula aerodenitrificans DSM 15089 includes:
- a CDS encoding SpvB/TcaC N-terminal domain-containing protein, producing MPAEHSLASSAVSVAPPTLPTIHDALPGPGDGSGPTLAAGLVSFDIPLSLPVARESTPALTLGYSAGAGNGPCGTGWRLALPTIQRRTRLGVPQYNDDDVFVGPDGEPLVPQLGADGKVVVQTG